In the genome of Streptomyces pactum, one region contains:
- a CDS encoding TetR/AcrR family transcriptional regulator has product MKSGYHHGDLRNALIAAAVELAVEGGPERVVLREAARRVGVSPTAAYRHFDGQAELLHAVQVAGQVALADALEAGAAQVPGDPEEVAEERFMAMGRAYIHFAMERPGLYRSAFCRIPGSPDDAWTGTRPGGSEPQYRAFNLLSSALDELLATGRMPAHRRPTAEASAWAMVHGMADLVLDGPFSLLPEGEREAVIDGAVRTVLAGLLAP; this is encoded by the coding sequence GTGAAGTCCGGGTACCACCACGGCGACCTGCGCAACGCCCTGATCGCGGCGGCCGTCGAGCTGGCGGTCGAGGGCGGTCCCGAGCGCGTGGTGCTGCGCGAGGCGGCCCGCCGGGTGGGCGTCTCCCCGACCGCCGCCTACCGGCACTTCGACGGCCAGGCCGAACTGCTGCACGCCGTCCAGGTGGCCGGCCAGGTGGCCCTCGCCGATGCGCTGGAAGCGGGCGCCGCGCAGGTCCCGGGCGACCCGGAGGAGGTCGCCGAGGAGCGGTTCATGGCGATGGGACGGGCGTACATCCACTTCGCCATGGAACGCCCCGGCCTCTACCGTTCCGCCTTCTGCCGCATCCCCGGATCGCCGGACGACGCCTGGACCGGCACCCGGCCCGGCGGCTCGGAACCCCAGTACCGCGCGTTCAACCTGCTCTCCTCGGCACTGGACGAGCTCCTGGCCACCGGCCGGATGCCCGCGCACCGCCGCCCGACCGCGGAGGCGTCGGCCTGGGCCATGGTGCACGGCATGGCCGATCTGGTCCTGGACGGCCCGTTCTCCCTGCTCCCCGAGGGGGAACGGGAAGCCGTCATCGACGGCGCCGTGCGGACGGTGCTGGCCGGCCTGCTGGCCCCGTGA
- a CDS encoding MMPL family transporter, with protein MLTGIAELALRRAKLLLTLTAVAVVVMAAVGFGAFGKLKGGGFDDPDAPSSRAQSVIDEKFGGETDLVFLVRATGDGADLNTPAVAERGRDLTAALRADPAVERVVSYWDAAKNPALTSKDGSKALVLAQLRGGAEEAEEETGALIDRHSGSREGVSVQAGGGAAVGHEVSGQVGKDLAVAESIAIPLTLVLLVFAFGSVVAALLPLVIGLIAILGTFAELFVLGSFTDVSVFSINLATALGLGLGIDYALLLVSRFREQLADGAEVPEALRRTVRTAGRTIVFSASTVVAALAALLIFPPYFLRSFAYAGIGVVVVAALSALFVIPPLLAVLGHRVNKGKLPWAAAVRRADAPLWGRLAGAVMRRPARIALPVLGVLLIAAGPLLGVTFGTPDERVLPTGAESRQVATQLDRDFAQDDNGAVQIVTTDGVAAAPLRAYAGEISRLDGVARVDSSAGSYRDGATVSPATDPASLARPDAQRLVVVGEHPAKSGPAQELVHDIRDVTPPRGTEVLVGGDDAALADSKHSIGVRLPIAAGIVVLSTFVLLFLFTGSVIQPLRALLLNAISLAASVGAMVWIFQDGHLADFFGFTPQPLDTSMTVLLFCVVFGLSMDYEVFVTSRMKELKDAGADDTTVVTQGLARTGRIVTIAAGLLSVSFFAFATSDISFLMMFGLGSGLAVVIDAVLVRGILVPAAMRVLGRHAWYAPPALRRLHTRVGLTEGAPGAGRAGAGGAGPHGGVTLPPPPAAGAPPAPPAPGCAGSSVGLRVSGSAGGGPFAGPCGPGLAVRACVRGPTAAVRRRPTCDVRGTIASGAGGTTLGVRPSGAPRSLFLSGHEAEKPAW; from the coding sequence GTGTTGACCGGGATCGCCGAGCTGGCCCTGCGGAGGGCCAAGCTCCTGCTCACACTCACCGCCGTGGCCGTCGTCGTCATGGCCGCGGTGGGCTTCGGGGCGTTCGGGAAGCTGAAGGGCGGCGGGTTCGACGACCCGGACGCCCCGTCCAGTCGCGCCCAGTCCGTCATCGACGAGAAGTTCGGCGGCGAGACCGACCTGGTTTTCCTCGTCCGGGCCACCGGGGACGGCGCGGACCTGAACACCCCGGCCGTGGCCGAGCGCGGTCGCGACCTGACCGCCGCGCTCCGCGCCGACCCCGCCGTCGAGCGGGTCGTCTCCTACTGGGACGCGGCGAAGAACCCCGCGCTGACCTCGAAGGACGGGTCCAAGGCCCTCGTCCTCGCCCAGCTCAGGGGCGGCGCGGAGGAGGCCGAGGAGGAGACCGGGGCGCTGATCGACCGGCACTCCGGCAGCCGCGAGGGGGTGAGCGTGCAGGCCGGCGGCGGGGCCGCGGTCGGTCACGAGGTCTCCGGCCAGGTCGGCAAGGACCTGGCGGTGGCCGAGTCCATCGCCATACCCCTCACCCTCGTCCTGCTGGTCTTCGCCTTCGGCAGCGTCGTCGCGGCGCTGCTGCCGCTGGTCATCGGACTGATCGCGATCCTCGGCACGTTCGCCGAACTCTTCGTGCTCGGCTCGTTCACCGACGTCTCCGTCTTCTCCATCAACCTCGCCACCGCACTCGGCCTCGGACTCGGCATCGACTACGCCTTGCTGCTGGTCAGCCGCTTCCGCGAGCAACTGGCCGACGGTGCCGAGGTGCCGGAGGCGCTGCGGCGCACGGTGCGGACGGCCGGGCGCACCATCGTCTTCTCGGCGTCCACCGTGGTCGCCGCACTGGCCGCGCTGCTGATCTTCCCGCCGTACTTCCTGCGCTCCTTCGCCTACGCGGGCATCGGCGTGGTGGTCGTGGCGGCGCTCAGCGCGCTCTTCGTCATCCCGCCGCTGCTGGCCGTCCTCGGGCACCGCGTGAACAAGGGCAAGCTGCCGTGGGCCGCCGCCGTCCGGCGCGCCGACGCACCGCTGTGGGGCAGGCTCGCCGGGGCGGTGATGCGGCGGCCCGCGCGCATCGCCCTCCCGGTCCTCGGGGTGCTGCTGATCGCCGCCGGCCCGCTGCTCGGCGTCACCTTCGGCACCCCCGACGAACGGGTCCTGCCCACCGGCGCGGAGAGCCGCCAGGTGGCCACCCAGCTCGACCGGGACTTCGCCCAGGACGACAACGGCGCCGTCCAGATCGTCACCACCGACGGCGTCGCCGCAGCCCCGCTGCGCGCCTACGCCGGGGAGATCTCCCGGCTGGACGGGGTGGCCCGGGTGGACAGCAGCGCCGGCAGCTACCGGGACGGCGCCACCGTCTCGCCCGCCACCGACCCCGCCTCCCTCGCCCGGCCCGACGCCCAGCGCCTGGTCGTCGTCGGTGAGCACCCCGCCAAGTCCGGCCCCGCGCAGGAACTCGTCCACGACATCCGCGACGTGACCCCGCCGCGCGGGACCGAGGTGCTGGTCGGCGGCGACGACGCGGCCCTGGCGGACTCCAAGCACTCCATCGGCGTGCGGCTGCCGATCGCCGCCGGGATCGTCGTCCTCTCCACCTTCGTGCTGCTCTTCCTCTTCACCGGCAGTGTCATCCAGCCGCTGCGGGCGCTGCTGCTCAACGCGATCAGCCTCGCGGCGTCGGTCGGTGCGATGGTGTGGATCTTCCAGGACGGGCACCTCGCCGACTTCTTCGGCTTCACCCCGCAGCCGCTGGACACCTCGATGACGGTGCTGCTGTTCTGCGTGGTCTTCGGCCTCTCCATGGACTACGAGGTGTTCGTCACCAGCCGCATGAAGGAGCTGAAGGACGCCGGCGCGGACGACACGACGGTCGTCACCCAGGGCCTGGCGCGCACCGGCCGCATCGTCACCATCGCCGCCGGGCTGCTCTCCGTCAGCTTCTTCGCCTTCGCGACCAGCGACATCAGCTTCCTGATGATGTTCGGTCTGGGCAGCGGGCTGGCGGTGGTCATCGACGCGGTGCTGGTCCGCGGCATCCTCGTCCCCGCCGCGATGCGCGTCCTCGGCCGCCACGCCTGGTACGCCCCGCCCGCCCTCCGCCGCCTCCACACCCGCGTCGGCCTCACGGAAGGCGCGCCGGGGGCCGGCCGGGCCGGTGCGGGAGGAGCGGGTCCCCACGGGGGTGTGACCCTGCCCCCACCCCCCGCTGCCGGGGCGCCCCCCGCGCCCCCGGCACCGGGGTGTGCGGGGTCCTCCGTGGGGCTTCGGGTTTCGGGGTCAGCGGGCGGGGGCCCGTTCGCGGGGCCTTGCGGTCCGGGGCTTGCGGTCCGGGCCTGCGTGCGGGGGCCGACCGCAGCCGTCCGGCGAAGGCCTACGTGCGACGTTCGCGGCACTATCGCTTCCGGGGCCGGCGGTACCACTCTTGGCGTACGTCCCTCAGGTGCTCCTCGATCACTGTTCCTCTCGGGTCATGAGGCAGAGAAGCCAGCCTGGTGA
- a CDS encoding class I SAM-dependent DNA methyltransferase, with the protein MTDPSSSHLRTTADAYDAIATVYADFARDALDGFPLDRAVLAAFAEHVRDSGPGPVAELGCGPGQTTAHLRGLGLDVFGVDLSPVMIGLARGSYPDIRFEVGSMDALDLPDGHLRGVVSWYSLIHTPPSDVPAYLAEFRRVLAGDGHLLLAFFEAEGEPVTVFDHKVTPAYRWPIDELARLAGEAGFTEIGRMLREPREDERFRRGHLLMRARG; encoded by the coding sequence GTGACCGATCCTTCTTCCTCCCACCTCCGCACCACCGCCGACGCCTATGACGCGATCGCCACCGTCTACGCCGACTTCGCCCGCGACGCGCTGGACGGCTTTCCGCTGGACCGCGCGGTCCTCGCCGCGTTCGCCGAGCACGTGCGGGACTCCGGGCCCGGCCCCGTCGCCGAGCTGGGGTGCGGCCCCGGGCAGACCACTGCTCACCTGCGGGGTCTCGGGCTGGACGTCTTCGGGGTGGACCTCTCGCCGGTGATGATCGGCCTGGCCCGCGGGTCGTACCCGGACATCCGGTTCGAGGTCGGTTCCATGGACGCGCTCGACCTGCCCGACGGCCACCTGCGCGGGGTGGTGTCCTGGTACTCGCTCATCCACACCCCGCCCTCCGACGTGCCCGCGTACCTGGCCGAGTTCCGCCGGGTCCTCGCCGGTGACGGCCACCTGCTGCTCGCCTTCTTCGAGGCCGAGGGCGAGCCGGTCACCGTCTTCGACCACAAGGTCACCCCTGCGTACCGCTGGCCGATCGACGAACTGGCGCGGCTGGCCGGCGAGGCCGGCTTCACCGAGATCGGCCGGATGCTGCGCGAGCCCCGCGAGGACGAACGCTTCCGCCGCGGCCACCTGCTGATGCGCGCGAGGGGGTGA
- a CDS encoding N-acyl homoserine lactonase family protein produces the protein MGHHAVAVRRIDLGYFIRPAVETGGPEPRVEAVLAYLVRHPDGLLLFDTGIGAADPETEAHYRPCRRPLPEALAAAGVTPADIDLVVNCHLHFDHCGGNPLFPGTPIVAQTAELAAARGGGHTFEELIDFPGVRYEEVSGEAELWPGIRVVPTPGHTDGHQSLVVRRDDGIALVLAGQAHDTAAEYGYALLARRAAGEGVEPPLPAYRPWLDRLAAFDPRRVLFAHDASVWEPTGPAAG, from the coding sequence ATGGGACATCACGCCGTTGCCGTTCGCCGGATCGACCTGGGTTACTTCATCCGTCCCGCCGTGGAGACCGGCGGTCCCGAACCCCGGGTGGAGGCCGTTCTCGCCTACCTGGTGCGCCACCCGGACGGGTTGCTGCTCTTCGACACCGGGATCGGTGCCGCCGACCCGGAGACGGAGGCGCACTACCGGCCGTGCCGCCGTCCGCTGCCGGAGGCCCTCGCGGCGGCCGGTGTCACGCCGGCGGACATCGACCTCGTCGTCAACTGCCACCTCCACTTCGACCACTGCGGCGGCAACCCGCTCTTCCCCGGCACGCCGATCGTGGCGCAGACGGCGGAACTCGCGGCGGCACGGGGCGGCGGCCACACCTTCGAGGAGCTGATCGACTTCCCCGGTGTGCGGTACGAGGAGGTCTCCGGGGAGGCCGAACTGTGGCCCGGCATACGGGTGGTGCCCACCCCTGGCCACACCGACGGCCACCAGTCCCTGGTCGTACGGCGGGACGACGGCATCGCGCTGGTCCTCGCCGGGCAGGCCCACGACACCGCCGCCGAGTACGGCTACGCCCTGCTCGCCCGGCGCGCCGCCGGCGAAGGCGTCGAACCGCCGCTGCCCGCGTACCGGCCGTGGCTGGACCGGCTCGCCGCGTTCGACCCCCGCCGCGTACTGTTCGCCCACGACGCCTCGGTCTGGGAACCGACCGGTCCGGCCGCCGGATGA
- a CDS encoding NAD(P)-dependent oxidoreductase — protein MTHSTHEQHEQAAVIGQRAAEDRTPVTVIGLGPMGAALAEAYLNQGHPTTVWNRTPGKADELVARGARRADSVTGAVTASPLIVVCLKDYPAMYGVLEQAADGALAGRTLVNHSSGTPEQAREAVGWATGRGAEYLDGAIMVPVTAVGHPDAKILYSGPRAVFDTHRTALAAMGGTTYLGAEPELAVLYNTALLGLMYATLNGFLHSAALVGTAGVKAATFAELAVDWFLPSVVNPIIVAGVPDVDRGRYPGDLGNMEMNLTAIDHVLHTSAQQGIDTDHPALLKALAERAVAAGRGGENYMAMAEVFRGRRTGGAGGG, from the coding sequence ATGACGCATTCGACGCATGAACAGCATGAGCAGGCAGCGGTGATCGGACAGCGGGCAGCGGAGGACCGCACCCCGGTCACGGTGATCGGACTCGGGCCGATGGGGGCGGCGCTCGCCGAGGCCTACCTGAATCAGGGCCACCCCACGACGGTGTGGAACCGCACCCCGGGGAAGGCGGACGAACTGGTGGCACGGGGCGCCCGCCGGGCGGACAGCGTCACCGGGGCGGTGACCGCGAGCCCGCTGATCGTGGTCTGCCTGAAGGACTACCCGGCGATGTACGGGGTGCTGGAGCAGGCCGCGGACGGGGCCCTGGCCGGCCGGACCCTGGTCAACCACAGCTCCGGAACCCCGGAGCAGGCACGCGAGGCGGTCGGCTGGGCCACCGGGCGGGGAGCCGAGTACCTCGACGGGGCGATCATGGTGCCGGTGACGGCGGTCGGGCACCCCGACGCCAAGATCCTCTACAGCGGGCCGCGGGCGGTCTTCGACACCCACCGCACGGCGCTGGCCGCGATGGGCGGGACCACCTATCTGGGTGCCGAACCGGAGTTGGCGGTGCTGTACAACACCGCGCTGCTGGGGCTGATGTACGCGACCCTCAACGGGTTCCTGCACTCCGCCGCCCTGGTCGGCACCGCCGGGGTGAAGGCGGCGACGTTCGCCGAGCTGGCGGTGGACTGGTTCCTGCCCTCGGTGGTGAACCCCATCATCGTGGCCGGGGTGCCGGACGTCGACCGGGGCCGGTACCCCGGCGACCTGGGAAACATGGAGATGAACCTGACCGCGATCGACCATGTGCTGCACACCAGTGCCCAGCAGGGGATCGACACCGACCACCCGGCGCTGCTGAAGGCGCTCGCCGAACGAGCGGTGGCCGCCGGCCGCGGGGGTGAGAACTACATGGCGATGGCGGAGGTGTTCCGCGGGCGGCGGACCGGGGGTGCGGGCGGCGGCTGA
- a CDS encoding aminoglycoside phosphotransferase family protein, translated as MGTPPPFGERLRAELGSPDRVHELESSPRSRVWRAELSGTPVVIKQLIDAPEADDRYTREVAALRLASRVEPPVVPRILGTDPEERVVVLEYVDHRPPGEEWVVEYAGALARLHAATGPEDAGALPAWSGPVQGDIDSFLTLARTLGVEVPAGVRAELDDLVGRVSGTPGHALLHGDPCPGNDLHTAAGVRFIDFEQSALGDGRVELAYLRIGFPTCWCSTAPPRALLDAAEAAYRTAWRDATGTEVPDDLTDACAAWLLRGDALVQRAERGTLDHLAELPGRDWSWGTATARQRLLHRLGVVSRMAADSDRLPGLGRLAEAVAGAVSARWPALLPLPARRP; from the coding sequence ATGGGGACACCACCGCCCTTCGGGGAGAGGCTGAGAGCGGAGCTGGGATCGCCCGACCGGGTGCACGAGTTGGAGAGCAGCCCGCGGTCGCGGGTGTGGCGGGCCGAGCTGTCCGGCACACCCGTTGTGATCAAGCAGCTCATCGACGCCCCGGAGGCGGACGACCGGTACACCCGTGAGGTGGCTGCGCTGCGGCTGGCGTCCCGGGTCGAACCGCCCGTGGTGCCGAGGATCCTCGGTACCGATCCGGAGGAACGCGTGGTGGTGCTGGAGTACGTGGACCACCGGCCGCCCGGCGAGGAGTGGGTGGTGGAGTACGCCGGGGCGCTGGCCCGGCTCCACGCGGCCACCGGACCGGAGGACGCCGGCGCCCTCCCCGCCTGGTCGGGCCCGGTCCAGGGCGACATCGACTCCTTCCTCACGCTCGCCCGGACGCTCGGCGTCGAGGTGCCGGCCGGGGTCCGGGCCGAGCTGGACGACCTGGTCGGCCGGGTGTCCGGTACCCCGGGCCACGCCCTGCTGCACGGCGACCCCTGCCCCGGCAACGACCTGCACACCGCTGCCGGCGTTCGGTTCATCGACTTCGAGCAGTCGGCGCTGGGCGACGGACGGGTGGAACTCGCCTACCTCCGGATCGGTTTCCCGACCTGCTGGTGCTCCACCGCCCCGCCGAGGGCCCTGCTGGACGCGGCGGAGGCCGCCTACCGCACGGCCTGGCGTGACGCGACGGGCACCGAGGTCCCCGACGACCTCACCGACGCCTGCGCCGCCTGGCTGCTGCGGGGCGACGCCCTGGTCCAGCGGGCCGAGCGGGGCACCCTCGACCACCTGGCCGAGCTGCCGGGCCGGGACTGGTCCTGGGGCACCGCGACCGCCCGGCAGCGGCTGCTGCACCGTCTCGGCGTCGTCAGCCGGATGGCCGCCGACAGCGACCGGCTGCCCGGTCTGGGACGACTCGCCGAAGCCGTCGCGGGGGCCGTGAGCGCCCGGTGGCCGGCGCTGCTGCCGCTGCCCGCGCGCCGACCGTGA
- a CDS encoding C40 family peptidase yields MASHRKPRQRLPLGGTARTARTAATLALAGAATAGTALQGTGHAEPRPTAAQVKTRVERYQREAEEATERFNGAKERAEAAESAVEALRDKAARGTARLNSSRNALGSYATAQYRSGGVPATLRLALSSSPDEYLERASAAARAHTRQSSAVSRLVRQVRGLKQVRTEAIERLSELNRSREALARHKRTVEAKLRSADRLLDRLTAEERRRVLGHDGAPGAEGGSGNGSAGPRSGAGGLPGLGDTAVTGAARRLGTSAPAASGRAALAVSFAYGALGKPYVWGATGPSGYDCSGLTQAAWRSAGVALPRTSYTQINAGRRVGRTELAPGDLVFFYSGISHVGLYIGAGKMIHAPRPGTTVRIASIDAMPFAGATRPA; encoded by the coding sequence GTGGCCTCGCACCGGAAGCCCAGGCAGCGTCTGCCGCTCGGCGGCACCGCCCGCACCGCCCGCACCGCCGCGACCCTCGCCCTGGCGGGAGCGGCGACCGCCGGCACCGCCCTCCAGGGCACCGGGCACGCCGAGCCCCGCCCCACCGCGGCCCAGGTCAAGACCCGGGTCGAGCGGTACCAGCGGGAGGCGGAGGAGGCGACCGAGCGCTTCAACGGTGCCAAGGAGCGCGCCGAGGCCGCCGAGTCGGCGGTCGAGGCGCTGCGCGACAAGGCGGCCCGCGGGACCGCGCGGCTGAACTCCTCCCGCAACGCGCTGGGCTCGTACGCCACCGCCCAGTACCGGTCCGGCGGGGTGCCCGCCACGCTCCGGCTGGCGCTCTCGTCCTCCCCCGACGAGTACCTGGAGCGCGCCTCGGCGGCGGCCCGGGCGCACACCCGCCAGTCCTCGGCGGTGTCCCGGCTGGTGCGACAGGTGCGCGGGCTGAAGCAGGTGCGGACCGAGGCGATCGAGCGGCTGTCCGAGCTGAATCGTTCCCGCGAGGCGCTCGCCCGGCACAAACGCACCGTCGAGGCCAAGCTGCGCTCCGCCGACCGGCTGCTCGACCGGCTGACCGCCGAGGAGCGGCGCCGTGTACTCGGCCACGACGGCGCACCGGGCGCCGAAGGCGGCAGCGGGAACGGTTCCGCAGGACCGCGGAGCGGGGCCGGCGGGCTGCCGGGGCTGGGTGACACCGCGGTGACCGGCGCCGCCCGCCGCCTCGGCACTTCCGCGCCCGCCGCGTCCGGCCGCGCCGCGCTCGCCGTCTCCTTCGCCTACGGCGCGCTGGGCAAGCCGTACGTCTGGGGGGCGACCGGCCCGTCCGGCTACGACTGCTCCGGGCTGACCCAGGCCGCCTGGCGGTCCGCCGGTGTCGCCCTGCCGCGCACCAGCTACACCCAGATCAATGCCGGCCGGCGCGTCGGCCGTACCGAACTCGCCCCCGGTGACCTGGTGTTCTTCTACTCCGGGATCAGCCATGTGGGGCTGTACATCGGCGCCGGCAAGATGATCCACGCGCCCAGGCCCGGTACGACGGTACGCATCGCGAGCATCGACGCCATGCCGTTCGCCGGCGCCACCCGCCCGGCGTGA
- the sigJ gene encoding RNA polymerase sigma factor SigJ has protein sequence MRDQQEFLAERFEAHRGHLRAVAYRMLGSLNEADDAVQEAWLRLSRSDADAVHNLGGWLTTVVGRVCLDMLRSRTSLREEPLETRLPDPVIGREDAADPEHAALLADSVGLALLVVLETLAPAERLAFVLHDMFGVPFDEIAPVVGRTPAAARQLASRARRRVRGTAPAPDPDLARQREVVDAFLAAARRGDFDTLLSLLDPDVVLRADYGDAPALAPSRLRGAPAVAGQAMAFRPPAGVAATARRALVNGAAGQVVFRQGRVFSVMGFTVRDGKIAAIDILADPARLAHLDLSALDD, from the coding sequence ATGAGGGACCAGCAGGAGTTTCTGGCGGAGCGCTTCGAGGCCCACCGGGGCCACCTGCGGGCGGTGGCCTACCGGATGCTCGGTTCGCTGAACGAGGCGGACGACGCGGTCCAGGAGGCGTGGCTGCGGCTCAGCCGGTCCGACGCGGACGCGGTGCACAACCTGGGCGGCTGGCTGACCACCGTGGTGGGGCGGGTCTGCCTGGACATGCTGCGCTCCCGCACCTCGCTGCGGGAGGAGCCGCTGGAGACCCGGCTGCCGGACCCGGTGATCGGCCGGGAGGACGCGGCCGACCCCGAGCACGCGGCGCTGCTGGCGGACTCCGTGGGGCTGGCGCTGCTGGTGGTGCTGGAGACGCTGGCCCCGGCCGAACGGCTCGCCTTCGTCCTGCACGACATGTTCGGGGTGCCCTTCGACGAGATCGCCCCGGTGGTGGGGCGCACCCCGGCCGCCGCCCGGCAGCTGGCGAGCCGGGCCCGCCGCCGGGTCCGGGGCACCGCCCCCGCCCCGGACCCGGACCTGGCCCGCCAGCGGGAGGTCGTGGACGCGTTCCTGGCCGCGGCGCGGCGCGGCGACTTCGACACCCTGCTCTCGCTGCTCGACCCGGACGTGGTGCTCCGCGCCGACTACGGCGACGCGCCGGCCCTCGCCCCGAGCCGTCTCCGGGGGGCGCCGGCGGTCGCCGGCCAGGCGATGGCGTTCCGGCCGCCCGCGGGCGTGGCCGCGACGGCCCGGCGGGCGCTGGTCAACGGCGCGGCCGGGCAGGTCGTGTTCCGCCAGGGCCGGGTGTTCTCGGTCATGGGATTCACGGTCCGGGACGGGAAGATCGCGGCGATCGACATCCTCGCCGATCCGGCACGCCTGGCGCACCTGGACCTCTCGGCCCTCGACGACTGA